Proteins from a genomic interval of Clostridium scatologenes:
- a CDS encoding anaerobic ribonucleoside triphosphate reductase, with amino-acid sequence MLHVVKRDGREVEFDSMKITNAIKGSSEEIGYDLKESEFIELTQKVIKQLEELDANEINVERIQNLVEKTLLENDYREIGTAYSNYRKERNKIREIKSDLMRAIEKIGVETDRDNANVGNNFSSKLLRIASESNKWHNLSIMPKYLAKAHENGDIYYHDLDSYNLTTNCLHIPTREILTRGFNTGYGNIRPPRRIESAAELSCILLQSTQNDMFGGQSHPDFDNDMGVFIEPTRKEIRNELTGLGVDEQKVNNLVEKKLRRAVEQSMQGIVYNLNTMHSRAGSQVPFSSINIGIPNSDDSALVCEVFLTEYEKGLGMGEQPIFPNIIFRVKKGVNKEPGDPYYYLFKLACRVASKRMNPTFMNLDADFNKFYYDQGVVPATMGCRTYVCANVNGEPGTKGRGNIAPTTINLPRLGIVAKKDISKFFKLLDSKLELAKEALMHRYSVLKRLRVKDLPFVAGQGLMKGSENLEPDDSIEPILKQGTWSVGFIGLAETLIALTGKHHGEDENSRKLGVEIVSYIRNYMDKLIEETHLNWSCYATPAEGLSGKFIVQDQKIFGNIKGVTDKDYYTNSYHIPVGFPISIKDKIDIEAPYHKLCNAGHISYIELDDYPTAETIMDILNYAYDNTNISYMGINFHIRYCRCCGTYLHDEDNCPKCGSDNIQGISRVTGYLSLDERFGSGKVAERSDRLSQGSNKHVY; translated from the coding sequence ATGCTACATGTTGTGAAGAGAGATGGCAGAGAAGTAGAGTTTGACTCTATGAAAATAACTAATGCCATAAAGGGCTCTTCAGAAGAAATAGGTTATGATTTAAAAGAAAGTGAATTTATAGAGCTAACGCAAAAAGTTATAAAGCAATTAGAAGAACTTGATGCTAATGAAATAAATGTAGAACGAATACAAAACCTTGTTGAAAAGACACTTTTAGAAAATGACTACAGAGAAATTGGAACAGCTTATTCTAATTATAGAAAAGAAAGAAATAAAATAAGAGAGATAAAATCTGATTTAATGAGGGCTATTGAAAAAATAGGAGTGGAAACTGATAGAGATAATGCAAATGTAGGTAATAATTTTAGTTCAAAACTGCTTAGAATAGCTAGTGAATCAAATAAGTGGCATAACTTATCTATTATGCCTAAATATTTAGCTAAAGCACATGAAAATGGTGATATATATTATCATGATTTAGATAGTTATAATTTAACTACCAACTGTTTACATATACCTACAAGAGAAATACTAACAAGAGGTTTTAATACAGGATATGGGAATATAAGACCTCCTAGAAGAATAGAGTCAGCGGCAGAACTTTCATGTATACTTTTGCAGTCAACTCAAAATGATATGTTCGGAGGACAGTCTCATCCAGATTTTGATAATGATATGGGAGTGTTTATAGAACCTACAAGAAAAGAAATAAGGAATGAACTTACGGGGTTAGGTGTAGATGAACAAAAAGTAAATAACCTTGTGGAAAAAAAGCTTAGAAGAGCTGTAGAACAGTCAATGCAGGGGATTGTTTATAATTTAAACACCATGCATTCAAGAGCTGGTTCACAAGTGCCTTTTAGTTCTATAAATATTGGCATACCTAATTCTGATGATTCAGCATTAGTTTGCGAAGTATTTTTGACGGAATATGAAAAAGGTTTAGGAATGGGAGAACAGCCTATTTTCCCTAATATAATATTTAGAGTAAAGAAAGGTGTAAATAAGGAACCAGGAGATCCTTATTACTATTTGTTTAAGTTAGCTTGTAGAGTAGCTTCAAAAAGAATGAATCCTACTTTTATGAATTTAGATGCGGATTTTAACAAATTTTATTATGACCAAGGTGTAGTTCCTGCTACTATGGGATGTAGAACTTATGTATGTGCTAATGTAAATGGAGAACCAGGAACAAAAGGTAGAGGAAATATAGCACCAACTACTATAAATTTACCTAGACTTGGAATTGTAGCAAAAAAAGATATAAGTAAGTTTTTTAAACTTTTGGATAGCAAATTAGAACTTGCAAAAGAAGCTCTAATGCATAGGTACAGTGTACTTAAGCGATTAAGAGTTAAAGATTTACCTTTTGTAGCTGGACAAGGACTTATGAAAGGATCTGAAAATTTAGAACCTGATGATTCTATAGAGCCAATATTAAAGCAAGGAACATGGTCTGTTGGGTTTATAGGATTAGCTGAAACTTTAATAGCCTTAACAGGTAAACATCATGGTGAAGATGAAAATTCTAGAAAATTAGGGGTAGAAATAGTTTCTTATATTAGAAATTACATGGATAAATTAATAGAAGAAACTCATCTAAATTGGAGCTGCTATGCTACTCCAGCAGAAGGTTTAAGTGGTAAATTTATAGTTCAAGATCAAAAAATATTTGGAAATATAAAGGGAGTAACTGATAAAGATTATTATACTAATTCTTATCATATACCAGTAGGGTTTCCTATCTCCATAAAAGATAAAATTGATATAGAAGCGCCTTATCATAAATTATGTAATGCTGGACATATAAGCTATATAGAATTAGATGACTATCCTACAGCAGAAACTATAATGGACATATTAAATTATGCTTATGATAACACAAATATAAGTTATATGGGCATTAACTTTCACATAAGATATTGCAGATGTTGTGGAACATATCTTCATGATGAAGATAATTGTCCTAAATGTGGAAGTGATAACATACAGGGTATATCAAGGGTAACAGGGTATCTTTCTTTAGATGAAAGGTTTGGATCAGGAAAGGTAGCAGAAAGATCAGATAGGTTATCTCAAGGCAGTAATAAGCATGTCTATTAA
- the nrdG gene encoding anaerobic ribonucleoside-triphosphate reductase activating protein encodes MSLNKSIRLSGIIYESLVNGPGLRRVLFSQGCEHNCKGCFNPSTHCYDGGELKNMDELLDDIRKNPMLKGITFSGGDPFEQASKFAYMAEKIKETNLNIWCYTGYTFEYIFEHINDHEGWKQLLNNIDVLIDGKFEEDKKSNKLKYRGSSNQRIIDVRKTLEMKQIIILEF; translated from the coding sequence ATGAGTTTAAATAAAAGTATAAGACTATCAGGAATAATTTATGAAAGCTTAGTGAATGGTCCTGGGCTAAGACGTGTATTATTTTCACAAGGATGTGAACATAATTGCAAGGGCTGCTTTAATCCAAGCACTCATTGTTATGATGGTGGTGAACTTAAGAACATGGATGAATTATTAGATGATATAAGAAAGAATCCTATGTTAAAAGGTATAACTTTTTCAGGAGGAGATCCTTTTGAACAAGCAAGTAAATTTGCATATATGGCTGAAAAAATAAAAGAAACTAATTTAAATATATGGTGTTATACAGGATATACTTTTGAGTATATATTTGAACATATAAATGATCATGAAGGTTGGAAACAACTGTTAAATAATATAGATGTACTAATTGATGGAAAGTTCGAAGAAGATAAGAAAAGTAATAAATTGAAGTATAGAGGGTCTAGTAATCAAAGGATTATAGATGTTAGAAAAACTTTAGAAATGAAACAAATAATAATCTTAGAATTTTAA
- a CDS encoding Mrp/NBP35 family ATP-binding protein: protein MSNCDSCSSKGNCDSAGVGCNNKLEPKYGKIKHIIGVISGKGGVGKSTVTGILATKLSKGGHKVGVLDGDITGPSMPRFFGINNKRADMIQVGDSEEIKFRPVETSNGIKVISLNLLTEEEEQPVIWRGPVITGVLKQMYTDTEWDELDYLLIDMPPGTGDIALTIMQELPLEGLVVVSTPQDMVSMIVKKVIIMAQKMNIDVIGVVENMSYIKCGKCGEKINVFSKKSAQEHAEHLGVPLLAEMPINLDLVESMENGTVEEFLAKSDEYEELINNLKNRIM, encoded by the coding sequence ATGAGTAATTGTGATAGTTGTTCAAGCAAAGGAAACTGCGATAGTGCAGGAGTAGGATGTAATAATAAATTAGAGCCTAAATATGGTAAGATAAAGCATATAATAGGTGTTATAAGTGGTAAAGGTGGAGTTGGTAAGTCAACTGTTACAGGTATATTGGCAACCAAGTTAAGTAAAGGAGGACACAAAGTTGGAGTACTAGATGGTGATATAACAGGTCCTTCAATGCCTAGATTTTTTGGTATAAATAATAAGAGAGCAGATATGATTCAGGTAGGAGATAGTGAGGAAATAAAGTTTAGACCTGTAGAAACTTCAAATGGAATTAAAGTCATATCTTTAAATCTTTTAACAGAAGAAGAGGAACAGCCAGTTATATGGAGAGGACCGGTGATTACAGGAGTATTAAAACAAATGTACACTGATACTGAATGGGATGAATTAGACTATCTACTTATAGATATGCCACCAGGAACAGGTGATATTGCATTAACTATAATGCAGGAATTACCACTAGAAGGATTGGTTGTAGTTTCTACACCTCAAGATATGGTGTCAATGATAGTTAAAAAAGTAATTATAATGGCTCAAAAAATGAATATAGATGTAATTGGTGTAGTAGAAAATATGTCTTATATTAAATGTGGAAAGTGTGGAGAAAAAATAAATGTATTTAGTAAAAAATCTGCGCAAGAACATGCTGAACATTTAGGAGTACCACTTCTTGCAGAAATGCCTATAAATTTAGATTTAGTTGAAAGTATGGAGAATGGTACAGTAGAAGAATTTTTAGCAAAATCTGATGAATATGAAGAATTAATAAATAACTTAAAAAATAGGATAATGTAA
- the thiT gene encoding energy-coupled thiamine transporter ThiT, producing MSLSKNFLEIVSHPTSLFALLALILFILFIAKVKNVKFNTHLITQIGIALALATILKIFRIYHLPQGGSVTLGSMIPIILMALFYGPEVGFITGFLYGIITLILDPYILQPVQVLFDYPLPFMALGLAGYFKNNKLLATFIAVFGRFICHFISGIVFFGSFAPKGMSPAVYSLMSNGIFLSIEGAICLVIIAALPIKQLSAAATKKIPQN from the coding sequence ATGTCACTTAGTAAAAACTTTTTAGAAATTGTCTCACACCCAACATCCTTATTTGCTCTTTTAGCTCTAATATTATTTATACTTTTCATTGCAAAAGTAAAAAATGTAAAATTTAATACTCATCTTATTACTCAAATAGGAATTGCTTTAGCTTTAGCAACAATACTTAAAATCTTTAGAATTTACCATCTTCCTCAAGGCGGAAGTGTAACATTAGGTAGTATGATTCCTATTATTTTAATGGCTTTATTTTATGGTCCTGAAGTAGGATTTATTACAGGCTTTCTATATGGCATAATAACACTTATTCTAGATCCATATATTCTTCAGCCAGTTCAAGTTTTATTTGATTATCCTTTGCCATTTATGGCTTTAGGACTAGCTGGATACTTTAAAAATAATAAGCTCCTAGCTACCTTTATCGCAGTGTTTGGGCGTTTCATATGTCACTTTATATCAGGTATAGTGTTTTTTGGAAGTTTTGCTCCAAAAGGCATGTCCCCTGCAGTATACTCACTTATGTCAAATGGTATTTTCTTAAGTATAGAAGGTGCTATATGCTTAGTAATTATTGCAGCATTACCGATAAAACAGCTATCTGCAGCAGCAACTAAAAAAATCCCTCAAAATTAA